From Coriobacteriaceae bacterium, a single genomic window includes:
- a CDS encoding helix-turn-helix transcriptional regulator produces the protein MNKVNLSDFYAETESSETRAYEHALDIEFIVHREMLHQGLSKSDLAKRMGVSLQSLSKLLNTQPNMTLKTIAKFELALGIKIVPQVIANHSKELPFLSSDDSVREQCALPAILPAELSADCDVPFQGE, from the coding sequence ATGAACAAAGTAAATTTATCTGATTTTTACGCCGAAACAGAAAGTAGCGAAACGCGCGCTTATGAACATGCACTAGACATCGAGTTTATTGTTCATCGCGAGATGCTGCATCAGGGTTTGAGCAAAAGCGATTTAGCGAAGCGCATGGGCGTGAGTCTTCAGTCGCTTTCAAAGCTGCTTAATACGCAACCTAATATGACGCTGAAGACGATCGCCAAGTTCGAGCTCGCTTTGGGCATCAAAATCGTTCCGCAGGTTATCGCCAATCATTCCAAAGAGCTTCCGTTTCTTTCATCCGATGATTCCGTGCGAGAGCAATGTGCATTGCCGGCGATCCTTCCTGCAGAGCTTTCGGCCGATTGCGATGTGCCTTTTCAGGGTGAATGA
- a CDS encoding bacteriophage abortive infection AbiH family protein, producing MSTEDIRLTGEDDGKRCRNHHLIVIGNGFDLSCGLASSFKDFFEPRMRVIDSLVSEKGSCDYEAIKARGLTAWDLILRSRKDMEARAFNVNWCDVETAIANVFGINLPEDGIDDEGVMISDYAVSFGSLQDYFYLVNEANTLNASDYIENRVDEIERLRDSIYAGDQGVLSELGIEDSESSDDSEADFELFREGSRLLGHKPNPWTERVGHYLASGFPRVLEDPEGRLSSILMSELERMEHYFNCYLKDEVARKDGYLDCSDNLMRKLIEHTVVADGMPDDAVTVLNFNYTSPYRWLKQRFGDAHLVNIHGTLDGECIFGIDGSGNLDNRDILPFTKTYRVLKSARGVPSGSIAYPSQKAGDGLKTSSIVFFGHSLSRADYSYFESIFSTVDLYNGHTSLVFLYSNYAKGVRESEVAKVLALLDYYGASFGIAGRSNNLAHKLMLEGRLVVREI from the coding sequence GTGAGTACAGAAGACATCAGGCTTACCGGCGAGGATGATGGGAAGAGATGTCGCAATCACCACCTTATAGTGATTGGCAACGGCTTCGATCTTTCCTGCGGTTTGGCGTCTTCGTTTAAAGACTTCTTTGAGCCTCGGATGAGAGTCATCGACTCACTTGTTTCGGAAAAGGGCTCTTGTGATTATGAAGCCATCAAAGCGAGAGGCCTGACTGCCTGGGATCTGATTCTTAGAAGCCGAAAGGACATGGAGGCAAGAGCCTTCAATGTGAATTGGTGCGATGTCGAGACGGCTATTGCCAATGTGTTCGGCATCAACCTGCCCGAGGACGGCATCGACGATGAGGGCGTTATGATATCCGATTATGCCGTCTCGTTCGGTTCTTTGCAGGACTACTTTTATCTAGTAAATGAAGCGAACACCCTCAATGCAAGTGACTACATCGAGAATCGGGTCGACGAAATTGAACGGCTCAGAGACAGCATTTACGCTGGCGATCAAGGGGTTCTATCTGAGCTGGGCATTGAAGATTCAGAGAGTTCGGATGACTCAGAGGCAGATTTCGAGTTATTCAGAGAGGGCTCTCGCCTTTTGGGACATAAGCCCAATCCTTGGACCGAACGTGTTGGGCATTACCTCGCTTCTGGGTTCCCTCGGGTCCTTGAGGATCCCGAGGGGCGGTTATCTTCCATTCTCATGTCAGAACTCGAGCGTATGGAACACTACTTTAATTGCTATCTCAAAGATGAGGTTGCCCGCAAAGATGGCTATTTAGATTGTTCGGACAACTTAATGCGCAAGCTGATTGAGCATACCGTGGTGGCCGATGGTATGCCCGATGATGCGGTGACTGTTCTCAACTTTAACTACACGTCTCCATATCGGTGGCTTAAACAGCGGTTTGGGGATGCCCATCTTGTCAATATCCACGGCACGCTTGATGGTGAATGCATTTTTGGAATCGACGGTTCCGGCAATTTGGATAATCGGGATATCCTCCCATTTACCAAGACATATCGTGTTTTGAAGTCTGCCCGAGGGGTTCCAAGTGGCTCGATTGCTTATCCTTCGCAAAAGGCAGGGGATGGTCTTAAGACATCTTCGATAGTCTTTTTTGGCCATTCGCTTTCGCGAGCCGATTATTCGTACTTTGAGTCCATTTTTAGCACGGTGGATTTGTATAACGGGCATACCAGCCTGGTCTTCTTATACTCAAACTACGCCAAGGGTGTTCGCGAGTCAGAGGTGGCTAAGGTGCTCGCCCTCCTCGATTACTATGGCGCTTCGTTTGGTATTGCTGGACGTAGTAACAACCTCGCGCACAAGCTCATGCTCGAAGGCCGACTTGTCGTTCGGGAGATTTAG
- a CDS encoding RloB family protein, which produces MVAKKSKGWRSGKREGRSRMVQMTRHLVVSEGKETEPRYFEGVRAALGEANERKVAIVVKGTGKHTLDLFDFAVEHCRYAPETFDHVWLVYDKDDFPASDFDAMERKCNELSDGSRTFHALWSNPCFELWPLLHFRYTTAHMSASDCQHALAQEMLKNLGIEYRKNLDGMFGAVDDRRGEALQRAGRLVTYHRGLGNVKPSAQNPATKVGEIFDVIGPYLVG; this is translated from the coding sequence ATGGTGGCGAAGAAGTCGAAGGGCTGGCGCAGTGGCAAGCGCGAGGGCCGCTCGCGCATGGTTCAGATGACACGTCATCTCGTAGTGAGCGAGGGCAAGGAGACCGAGCCTCGCTACTTTGAGGGTGTGCGCGCGGCGTTGGGCGAGGCGAATGAGCGCAAGGTTGCCATTGTCGTTAAGGGAACCGGCAAACACACGCTTGACCTGTTTGACTTCGCCGTCGAACACTGCCGCTATGCGCCCGAGACGTTCGATCACGTGTGGCTCGTGTATGACAAGGATGACTTCCCTGCGTCCGACTTTGATGCGATGGAGCGCAAGTGCAACGAGCTCTCTGATGGTTCGAGGACTTTCCACGCGTTGTGGTCCAACCCCTGCTTCGAGCTGTGGCCTCTTCTGCACTTTCGCTACACGACCGCGCATATGTCCGCGTCCGACTGCCAGCATGCCCTCGCGCAGGAGATGTTGAAGAACTTGGGTATCGAGTACCGCAAGAACCTGGACGGGATGTTTGGGGCAGTGGATGATAGGCGTGGCGAAGCATTGCAGCGTGCTGGGCGCCTCGTCACATACCATAGGGGGCTGGGTAACGTTAAACCATCTGCGCAAAACCCTGCAACCAAGGTGGGCGAGATATTCGATGTGATTGGGCCGTATCTGGTTGGATAG
- a CDS encoding DUF2194 domain-containing protein: protein MSVVQHVRDRAGHFRWMGLLVVWAVFIAMAAVLLIERAGVQYGAGQYKLGMLAATDATPASSAIFGQKPTCLVISDSDQDGVEDVKEQFDQILLDMKIAHRDVDIATDGADAIPSLASFDRVIVLMSSLDALGSRLADLMSWVSAGGSLMLAMTPENSGYLQAIAPRLGIESAGYDYVTAESIVPSEDFMLGGGQRYVFSDPFDSSLSVSLRETAHVWAKTGDSEAPLIWSNEFGSGHTVVCNIGIYDKVMRGFYASAISLLGDATAYPVINSAVFYLDDFPSPVPSGDGTYIKRDYGLSIADFYAKVWWPDLQKLAQKYDIRFTGVMIENYEDVVNQVEPVRQADTTQFRYFGGMLLQMGGELGFHGYNHQPLALSDTDYGTLYDYNTWKNKDTLVAALNELIAFQDEVLPNAHGSVYVPPSNILSARARKIIGEDVPRIKTIASTYFEDGTDLPYVQEFGVARDGIVEQPRIVSGGMVGDSYMRLAAVSELNMHYVSTHFMHPDDLLDPDRGAKEGWEVYKGGLTDYLDWLTTSAPDLRHQTGSECSGAIQRFSSVTVSVDTSDDAWTLSLGNFHDEAWLMFRANNGEPGKVTGGEITHLTGNLYLVKAADKTVTIERKEGGDR from the coding sequence ATGAGCGTGGTGCAACATGTCCGCGACCGTGCGGGCCATTTTCGCTGGATGGGGCTGCTCGTGGTGTGGGCGGTCTTTATCGCCATGGCCGCTGTCCTGTTGATTGAGCGCGCCGGCGTGCAGTATGGCGCCGGGCAGTACAAGCTGGGCATGCTTGCCGCCACCGATGCCACGCCCGCAAGCTCGGCAATCTTTGGCCAAAAGCCTACGTGTCTGGTTATTAGCGACTCGGACCAGGACGGCGTCGAGGACGTCAAGGAGCAGTTCGACCAGATCCTGCTCGATATGAAGATCGCACATCGCGACGTGGATATCGCCACCGATGGCGCGGACGCGATCCCCTCGCTTGCGTCGTTCGACCGCGTGATCGTGCTAATGTCCTCACTCGATGCGCTGGGCTCGCGCCTCGCCGACCTTATGAGCTGGGTGAGCGCCGGCGGTTCGCTCATGCTTGCCATGACCCCGGAGAACTCCGGCTACCTGCAGGCGATTGCGCCCAGGCTTGGTATTGAATCGGCTGGCTATGATTATGTGACGGCCGAGAGCATCGTTCCGAGCGAGGACTTTATGCTGGGCGGGGGCCAACGCTACGTGTTCTCGGATCCTTTTGATTCGTCGCTTTCAGTCTCGTTGCGCGAGACAGCGCACGTGTGGGCTAAAACCGGCGATTCGGAGGCCCCGCTCATTTGGTCCAACGAATTTGGCAGCGGACATACCGTGGTGTGCAACATTGGCATCTACGACAAGGTCATGCGTGGGTTCTATGCTTCGGCCATAAGCCTGCTCGGCGATGCCACGGCCTACCCGGTCATCAACAGTGCCGTGTTCTACTTGGACGACTTTCCCAGCCCCGTGCCTTCGGGCGACGGTACCTACATCAAGCGTGACTACGGCCTTTCCATTGCCGATTTTTATGCCAAGGTATGGTGGCCCGATCTGCAAAAGCTCGCGCAGAAGTACGACATTCGCTTCACGGGCGTGATGATCGAGAACTACGAGGACGTTGTCAACCAGGTCGAGCCGGTGCGTCAGGCGGATACCACGCAGTTCCGCTATTTTGGCGGCATGTTGCTGCAGATGGGTGGCGAGCTGGGCTTTCACGGCTACAACCATCAGCCGCTGGCGCTCTCGGATACCGACTATGGCACGCTGTATGACTACAATACGTGGAAGAACAAGGACACGCTCGTCGCGGCGCTCAACGAGCTCATCGCGTTCCAAGACGAGGTCCTGCCCAATGCGCATGGCTCGGTGTATGTGCCGCCGTCGAATATCCTTTCGGCCCGCGCGCGCAAGATCATCGGCGAAGACGTGCCACGCATCAAAACCATCGCCAGTACGTATTTTGAGGACGGTACCGACCTGCCCTACGTGCAGGAGTTTGGTGTGGCAAGAGATGGCATCGTGGAACAGCCGCGCATTGTCTCGGGCGGCATGGTTGGCGATTCCTACATGCGTCTGGCAGCAGTGTCCGAGCTCAACATGCACTATGTGAGTACGCATTTTATGCACCCGGATGACCTGCTGGATCCCGATCGAGGCGCCAAGGAGGGCTGGGAGGTCTATAAGGGCGGCCTGACCGACTACCTGGACTGGCTGACCACGTCGGCGCCCGACCTGCGCCACCAGACGGGCTCGGAGTGCTCGGGCGCCATCCAGCGTTTTTCGTCCGTGACGGTGAGCGTGGATACGAGCGACGATGCCTGGACGCTCAGCCTGGGCAATTTCCATGACGAGGCATGGCTTATGTTCCGTGCCAATAACGGCGAGCCGGGCAAGGTGACGGGCGGCGAGATAACGCATCTGACGGGCAACCTGTACCTGGTTAAAGCGGCGGACAAGACCGTGACGATCGAGCGCAAGGAAGGTGGCGACCGATGA
- a CDS encoding DUF4118 domain-containing protein — MEVLVVGNTSYVDDDFCVKAFPGDHVQVVAASDVQRDGSSAPSSWNELLQHLDQAYEFDRVVYLSTYLTPHTETFGDIELLRSVFRACLGRQIQLLFVTGPAGAEGDVDAAGQTGKGIIAHAANDLCRYYAGRDGIQAKILRVPYLYTASPALNDPFLVPLFQACSHGSLVLKNSADAPLQALCAEELAVLVRRIFDSWDPAFEELGVADSFAHTLGDLAEALKRLFPVLQVTFGDDAEASVSPSDAVRKRYGWFQRYDVLTDLSTIHARWEQSRAGKRHPLHYAIDRMREHTLPVMCMETALAWVLFECLERVFSQSAQLNVLDYRLLYVVLIGTLYGLDFGLVAALLASIGLAASYFTQYGYTFQGLFYEPSNWLPFIAYFVVGAVCGYVQLRNREALKAERAENELVRNRNDFLGRLYHDAIEDKQAYKRQIVGRHDSFGKIFAVTQELDVLNPRDIYRKCCELLGEILENDSVTIYHVSGGAFTRLVAASPAISADALRSLALDDLKAMMEGVDHSGLWVNRKLVPGLPMFAYVMERDGAPSIFIFVRHVAESQMTLYYQNLFRILCGLVESALGRAFDYEAVAQDKRCIAGTRVLKRDAFGRELATEQALADSKMGSYLLLRVVPGMEPVGELVGAIGSAIRESDAAGLVDDTLYLLMRQAIEADLPVIFKRMASKQITVEHVDGEGAVALLRQIDPAGSDGEGDAA; from the coding sequence GTGGAAGTGCTGGTTGTTGGTAATACTTCGTATGTCGATGACGACTTTTGCGTCAAGGCGTTCCCGGGCGACCATGTGCAGGTTGTAGCTGCGAGCGACGTGCAGCGCGACGGATCGTCGGCTCCCTCGTCCTGGAACGAGTTGCTGCAGCATCTGGACCAGGCCTACGAGTTCGATCGCGTGGTCTATCTTTCCACCTACCTCACGCCGCATACCGAGACCTTTGGCGATATCGAGCTGCTGCGCTCGGTGTTTCGCGCGTGCCTGGGCCGCCAGATCCAACTGCTGTTTGTGACGGGGCCGGCGGGCGCCGAAGGCGACGTCGATGCCGCCGGCCAAACCGGCAAGGGCATCATTGCCCACGCGGCCAACGACCTGTGCCGCTACTATGCTGGCCGCGACGGCATTCAAGCCAAGATTCTACGCGTGCCCTATCTCTATACCGCCTCGCCGGCGCTCAATGACCCGTTTTTGGTGCCGTTGTTCCAAGCCTGCTCGCACGGCTCGCTCGTGCTCAAGAACAGCGCGGATGCTCCGCTTCAGGCCCTATGCGCCGAGGAGCTGGCTGTCTTGGTGCGCCGCATCTTCGATAGCTGGGATCCTGCGTTTGAGGAGCTCGGCGTTGCGGATAGCTTTGCGCACACGCTGGGCGATCTGGCCGAGGCCCTAAAGCGCCTGTTCCCGGTGCTCCAGGTAACCTTCGGCGACGACGCGGAAGCTTCCGTGTCGCCGAGCGATGCCGTCCGCAAACGCTATGGCTGGTTCCAGCGCTACGACGTGCTCACCGATCTTTCGACCATACATGCCCGCTGGGAGCAATCCCGCGCGGGAAAGCGTCATCCGCTGCACTATGCCATCGACCGCATGCGCGAGCATACGCTGCCCGTCATGTGCATGGAGACCGCGCTCGCATGGGTGCTCTTTGAGTGTCTGGAGCGGGTGTTTTCGCAATCTGCTCAGCTTAATGTGCTCGACTATCGCCTGCTGTATGTGGTGCTGATCGGCACGCTGTATGGCCTGGATTTTGGCCTGGTCGCGGCGCTGCTGGCCTCGATTGGCCTGGCTGCGAGCTACTTTACCCAGTATGGCTATACCTTCCAGGGCCTGTTCTACGAGCCCTCTAACTGGCTGCCGTTTATCGCCTACTTTGTGGTGGGCGCCGTGTGCGGCTATGTGCAGCTGCGCAACCGCGAGGCGCTCAAGGCCGAGCGCGCCGAGAACGAGCTCGTGCGTAACCGTAACGACTTTTTGGGCCGGCTCTACCACGACGCCATCGAGGATAAACAGGCATACAAGCGCCAGATCGTGGGTCGCCACGACAGCTTTGGCAAGATCTTTGCCGTGACGCAGGAGCTCGACGTGCTCAATCCGCGCGATATCTATCGCAAGTGCTGTGAGCTGCTGGGCGAGATCCTAGAGAACGACTCGGTGACGATCTACCACGTTTCGGGCGGGGCGTTTACGCGCTTGGTCGCCGCGAGCCCGGCAATTTCGGCCGATGCGCTGCGCTCGTTGGCACTCGACGATCTTAAGGCCATGATGGAGGGCGTGGACCATTCTGGCCTGTGGGTGAACCGCAAGCTAGTGCCGGGGCTGCCCATGTTCGCCTACGTGATGGAGCGCGACGGGGCACCGTCGATCTTTATCTTTGTGCGCCACGTGGCCGAGAGCCAAATGACCCTCTATTACCAAAACCTGTTCCGCATTTTGTGCGGCCTGGTAGAAAGCGCGCTGGGTCGCGCCTTCGATTACGAGGCCGTGGCGCAGGATAAGCGCTGTATTGCTGGCACGCGTGTGCTTAAGCGGGATGCTTTCGGCCGCGAGCTTGCCACCGAGCAGGCGCTCGCAGACAGCAAGATGGGGAGCTATTTGCTCCTGCGCGTGGTGCCGGGGATGGAGCCCGTCGGCGAGCTGGTCGGGGCGATTGGATCGGCGATTCGCGAGAGCGATGCCGCGGGCCTGGTCGACGACACGCTGTATTTGCTCATGCGTCAGGCCATCGAGGCCGACCTGCCCGTCATTTTCAAGCGCATGGCCTCCAAGCAGATTACCGTTGAGCATGTCGACGGTGAGGGCGCTGTGGCACTGCTGCGGCAGATAGATCCCGCCGGCTCCGATGGCGAGGGGGATGCTGCTTGA